One Lottiidibacillus patelloidae genomic region harbors:
- a CDS encoding ABC transporter substrate-binding protein, whose translation MKKLLTLMLTLLLATALAACSSSEEQPEVYKIGAIYSKTGPASPLGEPEWNAAKLLEKQINDAGGINGVPVEIILADDETSQEKATEEMNRLIHDENVVAILGTTTSGASLAMKGIAMDNEVPMISAGASVHIVSPASEAKWVFKTPHSDAHAAERVFMYLKDAGLTKIAALTDSNAFGASGLEQMEAIHNKYGIEIVTSETYNTKDPDMKAQLTKINKSSAQAIIVWGTNPGPAIIAKNMKELGIDIPFIGSHGIANQSFIDLAGDAAEGVVIPTGKLLFPTQITESDAQYEVISSFYNDYKAEYGSEPTNFGSYGYDNVMLIVEALKAGATDRESIRDYLEKNINGYVGATGIFTFSADDHNGLKADSMVLAEVKNGKWVLKK comes from the coding sequence ATGAAAAAGCTTTTAACATTAATGCTAACACTTTTGTTGGCGACAGCTTTAGCTGCATGTAGTAGTTCAGAAGAACAACCTGAAGTTTACAAGATTGGCGCTATTTATTCTAAAACAGGTCCAGCTAGTCCACTAGGAGAACCGGAATGGAACGCTGCCAAGCTATTAGAAAAGCAAATTAATGACGCTGGTGGTATTAATGGGGTACCAGTTGAGATTATTTTAGCGGATGATGAAACTTCTCAAGAAAAAGCAACGGAAGAAATGAATCGTCTAATCCACGATGAAAATGTAGTAGCGATTTTAGGTACAACTACTTCAGGAGCTTCACTAGCTATGAAAGGGATAGCGATGGATAACGAAGTTCCAATGATCTCTGCAGGTGCTTCTGTACATATCGTATCACCTGCAAGTGAAGCTAAGTGGGTTTTTAAAACACCTCACTCAGATGCACATGCTGCAGAACGAGTATTTATGTATTTAAAGGATGCAGGTCTAACTAAGATTGCTGCATTAACAGATTCAAATGCATTTGGTGCTAGTGGTTTAGAACAGATGGAAGCTATTCATAATAAATACGGTATTGAAATTGTAACTTCTGAAACTTACAATACGAAAGATCCTGATATGAAGGCGCAATTAACGAAAATTAACAAATCTAGTGCACAAGCAATTATTGTTTGGGGAACAAATCCAGGTCCAGCGATAATTGCAAAAAATATGAAAGAATTAGGCATCGATATTCCGTTTATCGGAAGCCACGGTATTGCTAACCAATCGTTTATAGATTTAGCTGGTGATGCAGCTGAAGGCGTAGTAATTCCAACTGGAAAGTTGTTATTCCCAACTCAAATTACTGAGAGCGATGCGCAATATGAAGTAATCTCTAGCTTTTATAATGATTACAAAGCTGAGTATGGCAGTGAGCCAACTAATTTCGGTTCATACGGGTATGACAATGTTATGCTAATCGTTGAGGCACTTAAAGCTGGTGCTACTGATCGTGAATCAATTCGTGATTATTTAGAAAAGAATATCAATGGTTATGTTGGAGCGACAGGAATTTTTACATTTAGTGCAGATGATCACAATGGGTTAAAAGCAGATAGTATGGTATTAGCAGAAGTTAAAAATGGTAAGTGGGTATTAAAAAAATAA
- the paaI gene encoding hydroxyphenylacetyl-CoA thioesterase PaaI: MNKAIFDFMSNDPFARSLGMSITSVEEGFAKLSMTVDDSMVNFHGAMHGGVIFALADSAFALASNSYGSVAVGINVSMNFIKAAMPGDKLIAEASEVSKNFKLGIYQMKVKNESGDLIATAEGMVYRKKDKFGELV, from the coding sequence ATGAATAAAGCTATCTTTGATTTTATGAGTAATGATCCATTTGCAAGAAGTTTAGGTATGTCAATCACATCAGTTGAAGAAGGGTTTGCAAAACTTTCAATGACAGTTGATGATTCAATGGTAAATTTCCATGGAGCAATGCATGGGGGAGTAATATTTGCATTGGCAGATAGTGCCTTTGCTCTTGCAAGTAATTCTTACGGAAGTGTCGCAGTTGGAATTAATGTTTCGATGAATTTTATTAAAGCAGCGATGCCTGGTGATAAACTTATTGCTGAGGCTAGCGAAGTTTCAAAAAATTTCAAACTAGGAATTTATCAAATGAAGGTGAAAAATGAGTCGGGAGATTTAATTGCGACTGCTGAAGGAATGGTATATCGAAAAAAGGATAAATTCGGAGAATTAGTTTAA
- the dprA gene encoding DNA-processing protein DprA, with amino-acid sequence MDDIKKRLVHISACSHISWSKLAEFFKDDTSLCSVYNYSVSELIKTFKWKEKNAENFIKDLHSLSITRILNNYKSKNIKVVTIFDDNYPRLLKEIYDPPWVLYCKGNPSLFSNNKKISIVGTRYPSQYGLKCVEYLTKPFIQQGWMIISGLAYGIDTAAHLQAMKKNGATIAVLGSGINTIYPKNNEEIGQEIAKNHLLISEYTPNTLPKRWMFPRRNRIISGLSLATIVIEANRESGSLITANLANMEGREVFAVPGSILSQKATGTNELIMAGAQLAVNGEKIIEQLQPMLDKY; translated from the coding sequence ATGGATGATATTAAGAAAAGATTAGTACATATTTCAGCATGTAGTCACATTAGTTGGAGTAAACTAGCTGAATTCTTTAAAGATGATACGTCACTTTGTTCCGTTTATAATTACTCTGTTAGCGAATTAATAAAGACATTTAAATGGAAGGAAAAGAATGCAGAAAATTTCATAAAAGATTTGCATTCTCTATCAATCACCCGTATTCTTAACAATTATAAAAGCAAAAACATAAAGGTAGTTACTATTTTTGATGATAATTATCCACGCTTGCTGAAAGAAATATATGATCCGCCTTGGGTTTTATATTGTAAAGGTAATCCTTCATTATTCTCGAATAATAAGAAGATAAGTATTGTAGGTACAAGATATCCATCACAATATGGTTTGAAATGTGTGGAATATCTCACTAAGCCTTTTATTCAACAAGGATGGATGATTATAAGTGGTCTTGCATATGGTATTGATACAGCTGCACATCTTCAAGCAATGAAGAAAAATGGTGCGACAATTGCGGTTCTTGGTTCAGGAATAAATACAATTTATCCTAAAAACAATGAAGAAATCGGTCAAGAAATTGCCAAAAACCATTTACTTATTAGTGAATATACACCAAATACCCTCCCTAAGAGATGGATGTTTCCTAGGAGAAATCGTATAATAAGCGGACTTTCTTTAGCTACTATAGTAATAGAAGCAAATAGAGAAAGCGGTTCTTTAATCACTGCTAACCTTGCAAATATGGAAGGTAGAGAGGTATTTGCAGTTCCAGGATCAATTTTATCGCAAAAAGCGACCGGTACGAATGAACTAATAATGGCAGGTGCACAATTAGCGGTAAATGGGGAGAAAATTATCGAACAATTACAGCCAATGCTAGATAAATATTAA
- the topA gene encoding type I DNA topoisomerase codes for MEEYLVIVESPAKAKTIKRYLGKKYAVKASMGHVRDLPRSQMGVDVEEEFNPKYITIRGKGPVLKELKTAAKKVKKIYLAADPDREGEAIAWHLAQSLDVDVTSDCRVVFNEITKDAIKASFKHPRAINMDLVDAQQARRVLDRLVGYNISPLLWKKVKKGLSAGRVQSVAVKLIVDREKEIAAFVPEEYWTIKGNFLKGKEAFEAQFYGIDGKKVELKSQQEVEQILSKLSGDDFSIASVKKKERKRNPAAPFTTSSLQQEAARKLNFRAKKTMMLAQQLYEGIELGKKGTVGLITYMRTDSTRVSETAENEARNYIENKYGQEYTRTAKRNDKKSSNSQDAHEAVRPTYADKSPSELKAYLSRDQLRLYKLIWERFIASQMAPAVLDTVVAELVNNGVTFRANGSSVKFNGFMKVYVEGNDDNKKEEDRILPELLQGETVKNSKIDPNQHFTQPPPRYSEARLVKTMEELGIGRPSTYAPTLDTIQKRGYVALQEKRFVPTELGEIVLELMNEFFPEIISADFTAQMEANLDSIEDGKIRWVEVMDNFYKDFAKRLSVAEEEMKEVEIKDEPAGEDCEKCGHEMVYKMGRFGKFMACSNFPDCRNTKAILKEIGVKCPDCKEGNVVERKSKKRRIFYGCDRYPTCEYTSWDKPIARECPKCSTQLVEKKLKKGVQVQCPACDFSEKPN; via the coding sequence ATGGAAGAATATTTAGTAATAGTAGAGTCTCCAGCAAAAGCAAAGACAATTAAACGGTATTTAGGGAAAAAATATGCAGTTAAAGCTTCAATGGGACATGTTCGTGATTTACCACGAAGTCAAATGGGAGTGGACGTTGAAGAAGAATTTAACCCAAAATACATAACAATACGCGGAAAAGGCCCTGTTTTAAAAGAATTAAAAACAGCTGCTAAAAAAGTTAAAAAAATATATCTCGCAGCTGACCCGGATCGCGAAGGGGAAGCTATTGCTTGGCACTTAGCACAATCATTAGATGTAGATGTTACTTCTGATTGTCGAGTTGTTTTCAATGAAATTACAAAAGATGCAATAAAAGCATCATTTAAACATCCAAGAGCAATTAATATGGATCTAGTAGATGCACAACAAGCACGCCGAGTGTTAGACCGATTAGTCGGGTATAACATAAGTCCTTTATTATGGAAGAAAGTGAAAAAAGGATTAAGTGCAGGGAGAGTACAATCGGTTGCCGTGAAACTAATCGTCGATCGAGAAAAAGAAATTGCTGCGTTTGTTCCAGAAGAATATTGGACGATTAAAGGAAACTTCCTGAAAGGAAAGGAAGCGTTTGAAGCACAGTTTTATGGGATAGATGGTAAAAAGGTAGAGTTAAAGTCTCAACAAGAAGTGGAGCAAATTTTATCAAAATTATCAGGTGATGACTTTTCTATTGCTTCCGTTAAGAAAAAAGAAAGAAAAAGAAACCCTGCTGCACCATTTACTACATCATCTCTACAACAAGAAGCTGCTAGAAAATTAAACTTTCGTGCTAAGAAAACAATGATGCTTGCACAGCAACTATACGAAGGTATTGAATTAGGCAAAAAGGGTACTGTCGGTTTAATTACGTATATGAGAACAGATTCAACTCGCGTATCAGAAACAGCTGAAAATGAAGCGCGTAACTATATCGAGAACAAATATGGGCAAGAATACACTAGAACGGCAAAGCGAAATGATAAAAAATCTTCTAATTCACAAGATGCCCATGAAGCAGTTCGTCCAACATACGCTGATAAATCACCTAGCGAATTGAAAGCATATTTAAGTCGTGATCAACTTCGTTTATATAAATTAATTTGGGAGCGATTTATTGCAAGTCAAATGGCACCGGCTGTATTAGATACAGTAGTAGCGGAACTTGTGAATAATGGCGTTACATTCCGTGCAAATGGATCTTCTGTTAAATTCAACGGCTTTATGAAAGTTTATGTGGAAGGTAATGATGATAATAAAAAAGAGGAAGATCGTATTTTACCTGAATTACTTCAAGGTGAAACAGTTAAAAATAGTAAAATAGATCCGAATCAACATTTTACACAACCGCCACCAAGATACTCGGAAGCAAGGCTTGTTAAAACAATGGAAGAGTTAGGTATAGGGAGACCATCAACTTATGCTCCTACATTGGATACAATTCAGAAGCGTGGCTATGTCGCGTTACAAGAAAAACGCTTTGTTCCTACTGAGCTTGGTGAAATTGTGCTAGAATTAATGAATGAATTTTTCCCTGAAATTATTTCTGCTGACTTTACTGCCCAAATGGAGGCAAATCTAGATTCCATTGAAGACGGTAAAATCCGTTGGGTTGAAGTAATGGATAACTTTTATAAAGATTTCGCCAAACGTTTATCTGTTGCCGAAGAAGAAATGAAAGAAGTAGAAATCAAAGATGAGCCTGCAGGAGAAGATTGTGAAAAATGTGGGCATGAAATGGTTTATAAAATGGGGCGATTCGGTAAATTTATGGCTTGTTCGAACTTCCCTGATTGCCGAAATACGAAGGCAATCTTAAAAGAAATTGGTGTGAAATGTCCTGATTGTAAAGAAGGTAATGTCGTAGAACGTAAAAGTAAAAAGCGTCGCATTTTTTACGGCTGTGACCGTTATCCTACATGTGAATATACTTCTTGGGACAAACCAATAGCTAGAGAGTGCCCAAAATGTAGTACTCAGTTAGTGGAAAAGAAACTGAAAAAAGGTGTACAAGTGCAATGTCCAGCTTGTGACTTTTCAGAAAAACCGAATTAA
- the trmFO gene encoding FADH(2)-oxidizing methylenetetrahydrofolate--tRNA-(uracil(54)-C(5))-methyltransferase TrmFO, whose protein sequence is MSDQHVTVIGAGLAGSEAAWQIAEQGIKVHLYEMRPKQQTPAHHTDKFAELVCSNSLRGNSLTNAVGVLKEEMRRLNSVIISSADNSAVPAGGALAVDRHDFAGLVTENVKNHPNVTVFTEELTEIPDGPTVVATGPLTSPALAEQLKQLTGEDYFYFYDAAAPIIEKDSIDMDKVYLKSRYDKGEAAYLNCPMTEEEFDRFYEALISAETVPLKEFEKEIFFEGCMPIEVMAKRGRKTMLFGPMKPVGLEDPRTGKRPFAVVQLRQDDSAGTLYNLVGFQTHLKWGPQKEVLQLIPGLENAEIIRYGVMHRNTFINSPKLLKPTYQYKERENLFFAGQMTGVEGYVESAASGLIAGLNAARLVKGEELLVFPKETTIGSMANYITTTSSKNFQPMNANFGLLPALEERIKAKKDRYEKLANRSLETIQNFVNNL, encoded by the coding sequence ATGAGTGATCAACATGTAACTGTCATTGGAGCAGGACTTGCAGGTAGTGAAGCTGCTTGGCAAATTGCTGAACAAGGAATTAAAGTTCATTTATATGAAATGCGTCCGAAGCAGCAAACGCCTGCACACCATACTGATAAATTTGCAGAACTAGTTTGTAGTAATTCCTTACGAGGAAATTCCTTAACAAACGCGGTCGGAGTTTTAAAAGAAGAAATGCGTCGTTTAAACTCTGTAATTATTTCTTCAGCTGACAATAGTGCAGTGCCAGCTGGAGGAGCATTAGCAGTAGACCGACATGATTTTGCAGGTCTTGTAACAGAAAACGTAAAGAACCACCCAAACGTAACAGTATTTACAGAAGAATTAACGGAAATTCCAGATGGGCCTACAGTGGTAGCCACTGGCCCATTAACATCACCTGCTTTAGCGGAACAATTAAAGCAACTAACAGGTGAAGATTACTTTTACTTTTATGATGCTGCCGCACCGATCATTGAAAAAGATAGCATTGACATGGACAAGGTGTACTTAAAGTCTCGTTATGATAAAGGTGAAGCTGCATACTTAAACTGTCCTATGACTGAGGAAGAGTTTGACCGTTTTTATGAAGCGCTAATTTCAGCGGAAACAGTTCCATTAAAGGAATTTGAAAAAGAAATTTTCTTTGAAGGTTGTATGCCGATTGAAGTCATGGCTAAGCGTGGTAGAAAAACAATGTTATTCGGTCCAATGAAACCTGTAGGATTGGAAGACCCTCGTACAGGCAAGCGTCCATTTGCAGTCGTTCAATTAAGGCAAGACGATAGTGCTGGAACATTATATAACTTGGTAGGGTTTCAAACGCATTTAAAATGGGGTCCACAAAAAGAAGTATTACAATTAATTCCTGGTTTAGAAAATGCCGAAATCATACGCTATGGTGTAATGCACCGTAATACATTTATAAACTCGCCAAAACTATTGAAGCCAACTTATCAATATAAAGAGCGAGAGAACTTGTTCTTTGCTGGACAAATGACAGGTGTAGAAGGGTATGTTGAATCTGCTGCTTCTGGATTAATTGCGGGGTTAAATGCTGCTCGCCTTGTAAAAGGTGAAGAATTACTAGTTTTCCCTAAAGAAACGACAATTGGTAGCATGGCAAATTATATTACTACGACTAGTAGCAAAAACTTTCAACCAATGAATGCTAACTTCGGTTTATTGCCGGCTTTAGAAGAAAGAATAAAAGCGAAAAAAGATCGATATGAGAAGCTTGCTAATCGTTCATTAGAAACAATTCAGAATTTTGTAAATAATTTGTAA
- the xerC gene encoding tyrosine recombinase XerC yields MENHRAVSLFVEFLQIEKNCSKLTIEHYLKDIKHFETFMKQQKINTFAAVSYGDIRVYLTKLHKEQYARATVSRKISCMRSLFKFLMREKIVERNDFTLAPLPKKEQLLPNFLYEEELKKLFTISDLTKPMGQRDQAILELFYATGIRVSECSNLSLRDIDFHIGTILVLGKGNKERFVPFGSFAQSSLQNYVNDGRKKLMKQNENAHEFLFVNYRGERLSSRGMRTILNKMIENAALTIQISPHVLRHTFATHMLNAGADLRGVQEMLGHAHLSSTQIYTHVTKDRLQTVYKNFHPRA; encoded by the coding sequence ATGGAAAATCATCGAGCGGTCTCTTTATTTGTCGAATTTTTGCAAATCGAGAAAAATTGTTCGAAACTAACTATTGAGCATTACTTAAAAGATATCAAACACTTTGAAACATTTATGAAGCAGCAAAAGATTAATACCTTTGCTGCTGTTTCTTATGGTGATATACGAGTTTACTTAACAAAGTTACATAAAGAACAATACGCTAGAGCAACAGTTTCAAGGAAAATTTCTTGCATGAGAAGTTTGTTTAAATTTTTAATGCGAGAAAAAATTGTTGAAAGAAATGATTTTACTTTGGCTCCGCTCCCTAAAAAAGAGCAATTGTTACCGAATTTCTTATATGAAGAAGAATTAAAGAAGTTATTTACTATAAGTGATTTAACGAAGCCGATGGGCCAACGTGATCAAGCGATATTAGAACTTTTTTATGCCACTGGAATTCGAGTAAGCGAATGTTCCAATCTTTCATTAAGAGACATTGACTTTCATATAGGGACAATTTTAGTTTTAGGAAAAGGAAACAAAGAAAGGTTCGTACCGTTTGGAAGTTTTGCACAATCATCACTGCAAAATTATGTGAATGATGGACGAAAGAAACTTATGAAACAAAATGAAAATGCGCATGAGTTTTTATTTGTAAACTATCGCGGAGAGAGACTGTCATCAAGAGGAATGCGCACGATATTAAATAAAATGATTGAAAATGCGGCTCTAACGATACAGATTAGTCCACACGTCTTAAGACACACCTTTGCAACTCATATGTTAAATGCAGGTGCCGACCTTCGTGGAGTTCAAGAAATGTTAGGTCATGCACATTTATCATCAACTCAGATTTACACGCACGTGACTAAAGACCGTCTGCAAACCGTGTACAAAAATTTTCATCCACGAGCTTAA
- the hslV gene encoding ATP-dependent protease subunit HslV has product MEHSFHATTIFAIQHNGECAMSGDGQVTFGNAVVMKHTARKVRKLYQGKVIAGFAGSVADAFTLFEKFESRLEEFNGNLQRAAVELAKEWRSDKVLRKLEAMLIVMNKEHLLLVSGTGEVIEPDDGILAIGSGGNYALSAGRALKQYADHLTAVDIAKGALNIAGDICVYTNKEIVVEQL; this is encoded by the coding sequence ATGGAACATTCTTTTCATGCTACGACAATATTTGCCATTCAACATAATGGGGAATGTGCAATGTCAGGTGATGGTCAAGTAACATTCGGTAATGCTGTAGTTATGAAACATACTGCACGAAAAGTTAGAAAACTTTACCAAGGGAAAGTGATAGCAGGCTTTGCAGGTTCTGTTGCGGATGCTTTTACATTGTTTGAAAAGTTTGAAAGCAGACTTGAAGAATTTAATGGGAATTTGCAACGTGCAGCTGTCGAATTAGCTAAAGAATGGCGAAGTGATAAGGTGCTTCGTAAACTTGAAGCAATGTTAATTGTCATGAATAAAGAACATCTCTTATTAGTTTCAGGTACTGGAGAGGTTATTGAACCAGATGATGGAATTTTAGCCATTGGCTCCGGAGGGAATTACGCATTGTCAGCTGGCCGAGCGCTAAAACAATATGCAGATCACTTAACTGCAGTAGATATAGCGAAAGGTGCTTTAAATATCGCTGGTGATATTTGTGTATATACAAATAAAGAGATAGTTGTCGAGCAGTTATAA
- the hslU gene encoding ATP-dependent protease ATPase subunit HslU, with product MKNTMTPRQIVEQLNKYIIGQEKAKKSVAIALRNRYRRSLLNETLKEEIAPKNILMIGSTGVGKTEIARRLAKLVGAPFIKVEATKFTEVGYVGRDVESMVRDLVETSIRMVKEAKMEQVMDKATENANKRLVELLVPSKQKKQQMKNPLEMFFGGNTAAQQHEPEDKEEENIVHRRQQIRQQLALGELEDHLVTIEVEEQQQSMFDLMSNAGMDQMGANMQDMLGNLMPKKKKKRKCTVREARKVLKQEEAQKLIDMDEVHQEAIYIAEQSGIIFIDEIDKVAGKSQGGSPDVSREGVQRDILPIVEGSTVNTKYGPVKTDHVLFVAAGAFHIAKPSDLIPELQGRFPIRVELQNLTVDDFVKILVEPQFSLLKQYEALLKTEGINIKFSDEAIRKIATIAQEVNQETDNIGARRLHTIMERLLEDLSFEADTQIELTITPEYVEEKLANVAKNRDLSQFIL from the coding sequence ATGAAAAATACGATGACGCCTAGGCAAATTGTTGAACAACTAAACAAGTATATTATTGGTCAAGAAAAAGCGAAGAAATCAGTAGCAATAGCTTTGAGGAATCGCTATAGACGTAGTTTGTTAAATGAAACGCTAAAAGAAGAAATTGCACCAAAAAACATCTTAATGATTGGTTCAACTGGTGTAGGTAAAACAGAAATTGCTCGCCGATTAGCAAAGCTTGTTGGTGCGCCGTTCATCAAAGTTGAAGCAACTAAATTCACTGAAGTTGGCTATGTTGGTCGTGATGTAGAATCAATGGTTCGAGATTTAGTGGAAACATCAATTCGTATGGTAAAAGAGGCGAAGATGGAACAAGTGATGGACAAAGCGACTGAGAATGCAAACAAACGTCTTGTTGAACTTTTAGTTCCCTCTAAGCAAAAAAAGCAACAGATGAAAAACCCTTTGGAGATGTTTTTTGGTGGAAATACTGCTGCTCAACAGCATGAGCCTGAAGATAAGGAAGAAGAGAACATCGTTCATCGCCGCCAACAAATTAGACAACAATTAGCACTAGGTGAGCTTGAAGATCACTTAGTTACTATTGAAGTGGAAGAACAACAACAGTCAATGTTTGATTTAATGTCCAATGCGGGTATGGATCAAATGGGCGCAAATATGCAAGATATGCTTGGAAACTTAATGCCAAAAAAGAAAAAGAAAAGAAAGTGCACTGTTCGTGAAGCGCGCAAGGTACTAAAGCAAGAGGAAGCGCAAAAACTAATTGATATGGATGAAGTGCACCAAGAAGCAATTTATATAGCGGAACAATCTGGGATTATCTTTATAGATGAGATTGATAAAGTAGCTGGGAAAAGCCAAGGTGGTTCTCCCGATGTATCAAGAGAAGGTGTGCAGCGAGATATTTTGCCAATTGTTGAAGGGTCGACAGTAAATACGAAATACGGTCCTGTGAAAACAGATCATGTTCTTTTTGTTGCTGCTGGAGCTTTCCATATTGCGAAACCATCGGATTTAATTCCTGAATTACAAGGGAGATTTCCAATCCGTGTAGAATTGCAAAACTTAACGGTAGATGACTTTGTGAAAATATTAGTTGAACCACAATTCTCACTTTTAAAACAATATGAAGCTCTTTTAAAAACAGAAGGTATAAATATAAAATTTTCTGACGAAGCTATTCGTAAGATTGCGACAATTGCTCAAGAAGTGAATCAGGAAACTGATAACATAGGTGCTCGAAGGTTACATACAATTATGGAGCGTTTACTAGAAGATTTATCTTTTGAAGCGGACACACAAATTGAATTAACAATTACACCAGAATATGTTGAAGAAAAATTAGCGAACGTAGCAAAAAATCGAGATTTATCACAATTTATTCTTTAG
- the codY gene encoding GTP-sensing pleiotropic transcriptional regulator CodY encodes MDLLTKTSMINAMLQKTGGKPVNFKEMATTLRDVIEANTFVLSRRGKLLGYAIKQEIENERMKKMLEERQFPAEYTNSLFNITETSSNLDITSEYTAFPVENGDLFKEGLTTIVPIIGGGERLGTLILARVTDSFSDDDLILGEYGATVVGMEILREKAEEIEEEARSKAVVQMAISSLSYSELEAIEHIFEELNGKEGLLVASKVADRVGITRSVIVNALRKLESAGVIESRSLGMKGTYLKVLNDKFLLELSKLKTN; translated from the coding sequence ATGGATTTACTTACAAAAACGAGTATGATTAATGCAATGTTACAAAAAACAGGGGGAAAACCTGTAAACTTTAAAGAAATGGCAACAACTTTACGCGATGTTATTGAGGCTAATACGTTTGTGTTAAGCAGACGTGGGAAGTTGCTTGGTTATGCAATTAAGCAAGAGATTGAAAATGAAAGAATGAAAAAAATGCTGGAAGAGCGCCAATTCCCAGCTGAATATACAAACAGCTTATTTAATATTACAGAAACTTCATCTAACTTAGATATCACGAGTGAATATACAGCATTTCCAGTTGAAAATGGAGATTTATTTAAAGAAGGCCTAACGACGATTGTCCCTATTATCGGTGGTGGTGAACGCTTAGGAACATTAATCTTAGCTAGAGTGACAGATTCGTTCTCTGACGATGATTTAATTTTAGGAGAATACGGTGCTACTGTAGTAGGTATGGAAATTCTTCGCGAAAAAGCAGAAGAAATTGAAGAAGAAGCTCGTAGCAAAGCTGTTGTACAAATGGCAATTAGCTCATTGTCATATAGTGAACTTGAAGCAATCGAGCACATTTTCGAAGAACTTAATGGAAAAGAAGGTTTATTAGTTGCTAGTAAGGTAGCTGACCGTGTAGGTATTACTAGATCGGTTATCGTAAATGCACTCCGTAAATTAGAAAGTGCTGGAGTTATTGAGTCTCGTTCGCTTGGTATGAAAGGAACGTACTTAAAAGTTCTTAATGATAAGTTCCTACTTGAACTAAGTAAATTAAAAACAAACTAA
- the rpsB gene encoding 30S ribosomal protein S2: MGVISMKQLLEAGVHFGHQTRRWNPKMARYIFTERNGIYIIDLQKTVKKVDEAYNFIKSVAAEGGKVLFVGTKKQAQEAIKEEAIRSGMYYVNQRWLGGTLTNFSTIQKRVQRLKKIEQMEVDGTFEVLPKKEVVGLKKEQERLEKFLGGVKDMNGAPDVLFIVDPRKERIAVQEAHKLHIPIVAIVDTNCDPDEIDYVIPGNDDAIRAVKLLTAKMADAIIEANQGEAEEVAEETAASAE, translated from the coding sequence ATGGGAGTCATTTCTATGAAACAGCTTTTAGAAGCTGGGGTACACTTCGGACATCAAACTCGTCGTTGGAACCCAAAAATGGCACGTTACATCTTCACGGAAAGAAACGGAATTTATATTATTGATCTTCAAAAGACGGTCAAGAAAGTTGATGAAGCTTATAACTTCATTAAAAGTGTTGCTGCTGAAGGCGGTAAAGTATTATTTGTTGGAACGAAAAAGCAAGCTCAAGAAGCAATTAAAGAGGAAGCAATTCGTTCAGGTATGTACTATGTTAACCAACGTTGGTTAGGTGGTACTTTAACAAACTTCTCTACTATCCAAAAGCGTGTACAACGTTTAAAGAAAATTGAGCAAATGGAAGTTGACGGAACTTTTGAAGTTCTACCTAAGAAAGAAGTTGTTGGTCTTAAAAAAGAACAAGAACGTCTTGAAAAATTCTTAGGTGGAGTTAAAGATATGAACGGTGCACCAGATGTACTATTCATCGTTGACCCACGTAAAGAACGCATTGCAGTTCAAGAAGCTCATAAATTACACATTCCTATCGTTGCTATCGTTGATACTAACTGTGATCCTGATGAAATCGATTATGTGATTCCAGGTAATGACGATGCAATCCGTGCGGTAAAACTTCTTACTGCTAAAATGGCTGATGCTATTATTGAAGCTAACCAAGGTGAAGCTGAAGAAGTTGCAGAAGAAACTGCTGCATCTGCTGAATAA